From the Halorubellus sp. JP-L1 genome, one window contains:
- a CDS encoding trehalose-6-phosphate synthase, which translates to MQQDTPNGNATATDEFGDDDARSVLAGRDLVVVSNRQPYAHNYDDGEVVVDAATGGLTSGLDPFLRESGGTWVAWGDGDADREVVDADDRVRVPPEDPAYDLRRVWLDDDDVEGYYYGFSNRVLWPICHGFLGNVHSEPSYWQRYRDVNERFADVVADDLGAGDDPIVWFQDYHLALAPRMVRRAAPDGAGLLQFWHIPWPTWDTFRACPHGRAILRGLLGNDVLGFHVERYSRNFLECVDRALEDAAVDYDRGLVEYDGEATDVVECPLGIEVDRVEDGAEEGEAAGVWESFAAEHGIREDATIALGVERLDYTKGIPERLRALETVWETEPEWRGELTYVQNASESRSRIPEYAAVQETVESEIARINDRFGTEDWTPIVYTTDRLSPAELYGLYRRADVGIVSAVRDGLNLVAPEYVAAQDRAEPGVLVLSDQTGVHDRLGRSALSVSPLDCSGFAATITVALNMSLKDRRRRHALLRDDVVSDSLSEWVRTFAAAVARTEPALPAVTDGGR; encoded by the coding sequence CGGCAACCGTACGCGCACAACTACGACGATGGCGAGGTCGTCGTCGACGCTGCGACGGGCGGCCTGACGAGCGGCCTCGACCCGTTCCTGCGCGAGTCCGGTGGAACGTGGGTGGCGTGGGGCGACGGCGACGCGGACCGCGAGGTCGTCGACGCGGACGACCGCGTGCGCGTTCCCCCGGAGGACCCCGCGTACGACCTGCGGCGCGTGTGGCTCGACGACGACGACGTCGAAGGGTACTACTACGGGTTCAGCAACCGTGTTCTCTGGCCGATCTGTCACGGGTTCCTGGGGAACGTCCACAGCGAGCCGTCGTACTGGCAGCGGTACCGCGACGTGAACGAGCGGTTCGCGGACGTCGTCGCCGACGACCTCGGTGCGGGCGACGACCCGATCGTGTGGTTCCAGGACTACCACCTGGCGCTTGCGCCGCGAATGGTTCGACGTGCTGCGCCCGACGGCGCCGGCCTCCTGCAGTTCTGGCACATCCCGTGGCCGACGTGGGACACGTTCCGTGCGTGCCCGCACGGTCGCGCCATCCTCCGCGGACTCCTCGGGAACGACGTGCTCGGGTTCCACGTCGAGCGGTACAGCCGGAACTTCCTGGAGTGCGTCGACCGTGCGCTAGAGGACGCGGCCGTGGACTACGACCGCGGGCTGGTCGAGTACGATGGCGAGGCGACGGACGTCGTCGAGTGCCCGCTCGGGATCGAGGTCGACCGCGTCGAGGACGGCGCCGAAGAGGGCGAGGCCGCCGGCGTCTGGGAGTCCTTCGCCGCCGAGCACGGCATTCGCGAGGACGCGACGATCGCGCTCGGCGTCGAGCGCCTGGACTACACGAAGGGCATCCCCGAACGCCTGCGGGCGCTCGAGACGGTGTGGGAGACCGAACCCGAGTGGCGGGGCGAACTCACGTACGTCCAGAACGCCTCGGAGAGCCGGTCGCGCATCCCCGAGTACGCGGCCGTCCAGGAGACCGTGGAGTCGGAGATCGCGCGGATCAACGACCGGTTCGGGACCGAGGATTGGACGCCGATCGTGTACACGACCGACCGCCTGTCGCCCGCGGAACTGTACGGGCTGTACCGGCGCGCGGACGTCGGGATCGTCAGTGCGGTCCGCGACGGCCTGAACCTCGTCGCGCCGGAGTACGTCGCGGCACAGGACCGCGCGGAGCCGGGCGTACTCGTGTTGAGCGACCAGACGGGCGTACACGATCGCCTGGGGCGGTCCGCGCTCTCGGTGTCGCCACTGGACTGCTCGGGGTTCGCGGCGACGATCACGGTCGCGTTGAACATGTCCCTGAAGGACCGGCGGCGCCGCCACGCGTTGCTCCGGGACGACGTCGTATCGGACTCGCTGTCCGAGTGGGTTCGGACGTTCGCGGCGGCGGTCGCACGGACCGAACCGGCGCTCCCGGCGGTCACCGATGGTGGACGCTGA
- a CDS encoding YihY/virulence factor BrkB family protein — translation MSVIDGFESRLRNRSPRLWRMYETFTERNVSFMAGSVAFSAFLSLLPLFVLLFVVLGVVGDQALIDQIVAATASFLPAQAQELLGAALRRQSGVSSTSIISIVVLGWGALRLFISLDTAFLEIYYANPDESFLDKATDSLAALGGLLIAVVAVVVASTAVAFLDVPYAGVLMPLALVVGLTVAFLPIYYFFPDVEMEVRSALPGALFAAVGWAVLQALFQVYVSYGGSGGGSGFLGGAILILTWLYFASLIVLVGAVVNAVLSNDVRSVDVDDRNATSMYGAA, via the coding sequence ATGTCCGTCATCGACGGGTTCGAGTCCCGACTCAGGAATCGCTCGCCACGCCTCTGGCGGATGTACGAGACGTTCACCGAACGGAACGTCTCGTTCATGGCCGGGAGCGTCGCGTTCTCCGCGTTTCTCTCGCTGCTCCCGCTGTTCGTCCTGCTGTTCGTCGTCCTGGGAGTCGTCGGCGACCAGGCGCTCATCGACCAGATCGTCGCCGCGACCGCCTCCTTCCTCCCCGCGCAAGCCCAGGAGCTCCTCGGTGCGGCCCTGCGTCGACAGTCCGGCGTGTCGAGCACGTCAATCATCAGCATCGTCGTCCTCGGCTGGGGCGCGCTCCGCCTGTTCATAAGCCTCGACACCGCCTTCCTCGAGATCTACTACGCGAACCCAGACGAGTCGTTTCTGGACAAGGCCACGGACTCGCTGGCCGCGCTCGGCGGCCTCCTGATCGCGGTCGTCGCGGTCGTCGTCGCCAGCACCGCGGTCGCGTTCCTCGACGTCCCCTACGCCGGCGTACTGATGCCGCTCGCGCTCGTGGTCGGACTCACCGTCGCCTTCCTCCCCATCTACTACTTCTTCCCGGACGTCGAGATGGAAGTCCGCTCGGCGCTCCCCGGAGCCCTGTTCGCGGCCGTCGGCTGGGCGGTGCTCCAGGCGCTGTTCCAGGTGTACGTCTCCTACGGCGGGTCGGGGGGTGGATCGGGGTTCCTCGGCGGCGCCATCCTCATCCTCACCTGGCTGTACTTCGCCTCGCTGATCGTGCTCGTCGGCGCCGTCGTCAACGCCGTCCTCTCGAACGACGTCCGCTCCGTCGACGTCGACGACCGGAACGCGACGTCCATGTACGGCGCCGCCTGA
- the otsB gene encoding trehalose-phosphatase yields MVDAERRPPRIDDHLETVASSLGTDGGLFVGLDFDGTLSPIASTPDEPELAAACRDALAALVAHPGVTVGVVSGRALADLKERVGVEGVVYAGNHGLELEHRGETEVHPAAATHRPHLREVRRELEGRVGDVRGCEVEDKDLTLSVHYRRTPPALVENVRDGVRDVVPEDDPDLRVNEGKAVLEVRPAIDWDKGSAILYLVEHLEGVRRIVYVGDDVTDEDAFDVLDDEDVGVHVGPGHGSAADYRVDSQDEVAPFLSWVADVVDGSS; encoded by the coding sequence ATGGTGGACGCTGAGCGACGCCCGCCGCGGATCGACGACCACCTGGAGACGGTGGCGTCCTCTCTCGGGACCGACGGCGGCCTGTTCGTGGGACTGGACTTCGACGGGACGCTCTCGCCGATCGCGTCGACGCCCGACGAGCCGGAGCTCGCGGCGGCGTGCCGCGACGCGCTGGCGGCGCTCGTGGCGCACCCGGGCGTGACCGTCGGCGTCGTCAGCGGTCGCGCGCTCGCGGACCTGAAGGAGCGCGTCGGCGTCGAGGGCGTCGTGTACGCGGGGAATCACGGCCTCGAGCTCGAGCACCGCGGGGAGACCGAGGTGCATCCCGCAGCGGCGACGCATCGCCCTCACCTCCGCGAGGTCCGCCGGGAACTCGAGGGGCGCGTCGGCGACGTCCGCGGGTGCGAGGTCGAGGACAAGGACCTCACGCTCTCCGTGCACTATCGGCGGACGCCGCCGGCGCTCGTCGAGAACGTCCGCGACGGCGTTCGCGACGTCGTCCCCGAGGACGACCCGGACCTCCGCGTCAACGAGGGGAAGGCGGTACTCGAGGTTCGGCCGGCGATCGACTGGGACAAGGGGTCGGCGATACTCTACCTCGTCGAGCACCTCGAGGGCGTGCGACGGATCGTGTACGTCGGCGACGACGTGACCGACGAGGACGCGTTCGACGTGCTCGACGACGAGGACGTCGGCGTCCACGTCGGACCGGGCCACGGGTCGGCAGCGGACTACCGAGTGGACTCTCAGGACGAGGTTGCGCCGTTCCTCTCGTGGGTCGCCGACGTCGTCGACGGGTCGTCGTGA